From a region of the Nocardioides ginsengisegetis genome:
- a CDS encoding ABC transporter permease, which yields MRRALTLAALALLPVAVLGVFFVLPVSGMLARGFWPDGSFDPGGVISVLGRPRVHRVLWFTVWSASVATVVSVLLGLPAAHALHRREFPGRRVLRAALLVPFVLPTVVVGVAFRELLGESGPLGFLGLDGTPVAIVAGLVFFNVAVVIRAVGASWESLDQRPADAAAALGASPAQVFRTVTLPALRPAIVSAASVVFLFCATAFGVVLTLGGLRYSSVETEIYLLTTNLLDLQGAAALSVLQLVAVVALLLVAGRLRAVPDPSVSRVLPRPRRLSRQDWPGAMATLLLVVLVALPIGTLVLGSLQVEGSGWGLGNYRALTTRGTHQALLVPVTDALVTSLRTAVDATWMSLSLGLLVAVVVTRRSRSRAERRVRATLDGFFMLPLGVSAVTLGFGFLITLDHPPLELRDSPLLVPIAQALVALPLVVRTIVPVLSGVDDRQRQAAASLGAGPLRAVLTVDLPVVWKPLLAASGFAFAASLGEFGATSFLARDEHPTVPVVIFRLIGHPGPMNYGMALAASVVLAATTAVVMLVVERLRVPSVGAF from the coding sequence ATGAGGCGCGCCCTGACCCTCGCCGCGCTGGCGCTCCTGCCGGTCGCGGTGCTGGGCGTCTTCTTCGTGCTGCCGGTGAGCGGCATGCTGGCGCGCGGCTTCTGGCCGGACGGGTCCTTCGACCCCGGCGGGGTGATCTCCGTGCTCGGCCGGCCGCGGGTCCACCGCGTCCTGTGGTTCACGGTCTGGTCGGCCTCGGTCGCGACGGTGGTGTCGGTGCTGCTCGGGCTGCCGGCGGCGCACGCCCTGCACCGGCGGGAGTTCCCGGGCCGGCGGGTGCTGCGCGCGGCCCTGCTCGTCCCGTTCGTGCTCCCGACGGTGGTGGTCGGCGTCGCCTTCCGTGAGCTTCTGGGGGAGTCCGGTCCGTTGGGCTTCCTGGGCCTGGACGGCACGCCGGTCGCGATCGTGGCCGGCCTGGTCTTCTTCAACGTTGCGGTCGTGATCCGCGCGGTCGGCGCCTCGTGGGAGTCGCTCGACCAGCGGCCGGCCGACGCGGCCGCGGCGCTCGGAGCCAGCCCGGCGCAGGTCTTCCGCACGGTCACTCTCCCGGCGCTGCGCCCGGCGATCGTGTCGGCGGCCAGCGTGGTGTTCCTGTTCTGCGCGACCGCCTTCGGCGTCGTGCTGACCCTCGGCGGTTTGCGGTACTCCTCGGTCGAGACCGAGATCTACCTCCTCACCACCAACCTGCTCGACCTCCAGGGTGCCGCGGCGCTGTCGGTGCTCCAGCTCGTCGCCGTCGTGGCGCTGCTGCTCGTCGCCGGACGGCTGCGGGCCGTGCCGGACCCGTCGGTCTCCCGCGTGCTGCCCCGGCCCCGGCGGCTCTCGCGGCAGGACTGGCCGGGCGCGATGGCGACGCTGCTCCTCGTCGTGCTCGTCGCGCTGCCGATCGGCACCCTCGTGCTCGGGTCCCTGCAGGTCGAGGGGTCCGGCTGGGGCCTGGGCAACTACCGGGCGCTCACCACGCGCGGCACCCACCAGGCCCTGCTGGTCCCCGTGACCGACGCCCTGGTCACCTCGCTGCGCACCGCCGTCGACGCGACCTGGATGTCGCTCTCGCTCGGCCTCCTCGTGGCGGTCGTGGTCACCCGCCGGTCCCGCTCGAGGGCCGAGCGCCGCGTCCGCGCCACCCTCGACGGCTTCTTCATGCTGCCGCTCGGCGTCTCGGCGGTGACGCTCGGCTTCGGCTTCCTCATCACCCTCGACCACCCGCCGCTCGAGCTGCGCGACTCCCCGCTGCTCGTGCCGATCGCCCAGGCCCTCGTGGCGCTCCCCCTGGTGGTCCGCACCATCGTGCCGGTGCTCTCGGGCGTCGACGACCGGCAGCGCCAGGCCGCCGCCTCGCTCGGGGCCGGACCGCTGCGCGCGGTGCTGACCGTCGACCTGCCGGTGGTCTGGAAGCCGCTGCTGGCCGCCAGCGGCTTCGCGTTCGCGGCCTCGCTCGGCGAGTTCGGCGCGACGTCCTTCCTCGCCCGTGACGAGCATCCGACCGTCCCGGTCGTCATCTTCCGGCTGATCGGGCACCCCGGCCCGATGAACTACGGCATGGCACTGGCCGCCTCCGTCGTCCTCGCCGCGACCACGGCCGTCGTGATGCTCGTGGTCGAGCGGCTCCGGGTGCCGTCCGTGGGAGCCTTCTGA
- a CDS encoding thiamine ABC transporter substrate-binding protein, which produces MKSSRALAAICTVLLVPVLGSCSVIGEGDDSPATTAAGKIKDVVLVTHDSFFLPKKVVKDFEAQTGYHLVVKASGDGGTLTNKLVLTKDDPTGDVAFGVDNTFASRALDEGVFAPYSFDAPAGVSAYDLPGDDDHALTPVDNGNVCVNVDDTWFKAHDLAEPRTLDDLTDPAYQDLFVLPGAATSSTGMAFLLATVSAYGDAWPDYWKKLMDNGARVTAGWSDAYEVDFTQGGGKGDRPIVLSYDSSPAFTVPKGATASTTHALLDTCFRQVEYAGVLDGAANVPGAEAFVRFLTSSEVQEALPESMYVFPVVDGTSLPADWASYAMQPDQPYSVDPADVAAHRDEWLREWSDVTSQ; this is translated from the coding sequence ATGAAGTCATCGCGCGCGCTCGCGGCGATCTGCACGGTCCTGCTCGTCCCCGTCCTCGGGTCCTGCTCGGTGATCGGCGAGGGCGACGACAGCCCCGCCACCACCGCCGCCGGCAAGATCAAGGACGTCGTGCTGGTCACCCACGACTCGTTCTTCCTGCCGAAGAAGGTGGTCAAGGACTTCGAGGCGCAGACCGGCTACCACCTCGTGGTCAAGGCCTCGGGCGACGGCGGCACGCTCACCAACAAGCTCGTCCTCACCAAGGACGACCCGACCGGCGACGTCGCGTTCGGCGTCGACAACACCTTCGCCTCCCGCGCGCTGGACGAGGGCGTCTTCGCGCCGTACTCCTTCGACGCCCCGGCCGGCGTCTCCGCCTACGACCTCCCCGGCGACGACGACCACGCGCTCACGCCCGTCGACAACGGCAACGTCTGCGTCAACGTCGACGACACCTGGTTCAAGGCCCACGACCTGGCCGAGCCCCGGACCCTCGACGACCTCACCGACCCGGCCTACCAGGACCTCTTCGTGCTGCCGGGTGCGGCCACGAGCTCGACGGGGATGGCGTTCCTGCTCGCCACGGTCTCGGCGTACGGCGACGCCTGGCCGGACTACTGGAAGAAGCTGATGGACAACGGCGCGCGCGTCACCGCCGGCTGGTCCGACGCCTACGAGGTCGACTTCACGCAGGGCGGCGGCAAGGGCGACCGGCCGATCGTGCTGTCCTACGACTCCTCACCCGCCTTCACCGTCCCGAAGGGCGCGACGGCGTCCACCACCCACGCGCTGCTCGACACCTGCTTCCGCCAGGTGGAGTACGCCGGCGTCCTCGACGGCGCCGCCAACGTGCCCGGTGCCGAGGCGTTCGTGCGGTTCCTGACCTCCTCGGAGGTGCAGGAGGCGCTGCCCGAGAGCATGTACGTCTTCCCGGTCGTCGACGGCACGTCGCTGCCGGCCGACTGGGCCTCCTACGCCATGCAGCCCGACCAGCCCTACTCCGTCGACCCGGCCGACGTCGCCGCCCACCGCGACGAGTGGCTGCGCGAGTGGAGCGACGTCACCTCGCAATGA
- a CDS encoding RNA polymerase sigma-70 factor yields the protein MTTATDAFVAHRNLLFTVAYEMLGSAVDAEDVLQETWLRWHEVDLTGVRDERAYLVRITTRLALNRMRTMARRREQYVGPWLPEPLLTTPDVAEDVELADSVSMAMLLVLETLSPTERAVFVLREVFDVGYDEIAAAVDKSPAAVRQIASRARAHVDERRPRADVTPTQRDEVIAKFLGATATGDLQGLMDVLAPDVVLMTDGGGFKKAALRPILGRDKVLRFLEAVMPEDGSAELVLVNGAPGLRLLVGGVVDAIGTMLVEDGQVTGLYIVRNPEKLARLDGVIALTR from the coding sequence ATGACCACTGCGACCGACGCGTTCGTCGCGCACCGCAACCTGCTCTTCACCGTCGCCTACGAGATGCTCGGGTCCGCCGTGGACGCCGAGGACGTGCTCCAGGAGACCTGGCTCCGCTGGCACGAGGTCGACCTCACCGGGGTGCGCGACGAACGTGCCTACCTGGTCCGGATCACGACCCGGCTCGCGCTCAACCGGATGCGGACGATGGCCCGGCGCCGCGAGCAGTACGTCGGCCCCTGGCTGCCCGAGCCGCTGCTCACCACCCCGGACGTCGCCGAGGACGTCGAGCTCGCCGACAGCGTCTCGATGGCGATGCTGCTGGTCCTGGAGACCCTGAGCCCGACCGAGCGGGCGGTCTTCGTGCTCCGCGAGGTCTTCGACGTCGGGTACGACGAGATCGCCGCCGCCGTGGACAAGTCGCCGGCCGCGGTCCGCCAGATCGCCAGCCGGGCGCGGGCGCACGTCGACGAGCGACGCCCCCGCGCCGACGTCACGCCCACCCAGCGCGACGAGGTGATCGCGAAGTTCCTCGGGGCCACCGCGACCGGCGACCTCCAGGGCCTCATGGACGTGCTGGCGCCCGACGTCGTGCTGATGACCGACGGCGGCGGGTTCAAGAAGGCAGCCCTGCGCCCGATCCTGGGCCGCGACAAGGTGCTGCGCTTCCTGGAGGCCGTGATGCCCGAGGACGGGTCGGCCGAGCTGGTGCTCGTCAACGGCGCCCCCGGCCTGCGACTGCTCGTCGGCGGGGTGGTCGACGCGATCGGCACGATGCTGGTCGAGGACGGCCAGGTCACCGGCCTCTACATCGTGCGCAACCCCGAGAAGCTGGCCCGGCTGGACGGGGTGATCGCCCTGACGCGGTGA
- a CDS encoding carboxymuconolactone decarboxylase family protein, protein MPSTFRIPRATITGLYGRVLSAYARRTYGQVPDNAYVLWHHRPVLKAVLGFEQKVAKWDRLDPTLKSYAQLASAGVIGCSWCLDFGYFLAHDEGLDLAKVREVPRWRESDVFTPLEREVLAYAEAMSHTPLTVTDEMVDRLVDQLGAEAVVELTQMIALENMRSRFNSAAGLQSQGYSDVCELPLASVSAGSTSEVS, encoded by the coding sequence ATGCCCAGCACCTTCCGGATTCCCCGGGCCACGATCACCGGCCTCTACGGCCGGGTCCTGTCCGCCTACGCCCGACGCACCTACGGGCAGGTCCCCGACAACGCCTACGTCCTGTGGCACCACCGCCCGGTGCTGAAGGCGGTGCTCGGCTTCGAGCAGAAGGTGGCGAAGTGGGACCGCCTCGACCCGACCCTGAAGTCCTACGCCCAGCTCGCCAGCGCCGGGGTCATCGGCTGCAGCTGGTGCCTGGACTTCGGCTACTTCCTCGCCCACGACGAGGGGCTCGACCTCGCCAAGGTCCGGGAGGTGCCGCGCTGGCGCGAGTCGGACGTCTTCACCCCGCTGGAGCGCGAGGTGCTGGCCTATGCGGAGGCCATGAGCCACACGCCGCTGACCGTCACCGACGAGATGGTCGACCGGCTCGTCGACCAGCTCGGGGCCGAGGCCGTCGTCGAGCTCACCCAGATGATCGCCCTGGAGAACATGCGCTCGCGCTTCAACTCCGCCGCGGGGCTCCAGAGCCAGGGATACTCCGACGTCTGCGAGCTGCCGCTCGCTAGTGTCTCGGCAGGCTCGACCAGCGAGGTGTCATGA
- a CDS encoding alpha/beta hydrolase → MPSPTHQLLAWGVPKLRKSRELDTEEAERARVERWHAGLDRTLPTRIVPFFARRYDVTTETLTGPAGDFPSHVVTPRGITPERTVVWVHGGGFMAPIDPFHVRYVARLARALRARIVLPDYPLAPEHTWRDSHDALVDLAARWCADGPVVLGGDSAGGGLAMAIALALRDRGGPQPERMLLLSPWIDLTTSAPDTAAFAERDPWLFLGKLHAYASWWAGRDEDLGRPEVSPGLAPLDGLPPALMFCGTRDLLAPGVRMLADRALSSTWELTYVEAPDLIHVYPLLPLVPEARRAWKQTLEFLR, encoded by the coding sequence ATGCCGAGTCCCACCCACCAGCTCCTCGCGTGGGGCGTGCCCAAGCTGCGCAAGTCCCGCGAGCTCGACACCGAGGAGGCCGAGCGCGCCCGCGTCGAGCGCTGGCACGCCGGGCTGGACCGCACCCTGCCGACCCGGATCGTGCCGTTCTTCGCGCGCCGGTACGACGTCACGACCGAGACGCTGACCGGACCGGCCGGCGACTTCCCGTCGCACGTCGTCACGCCGCGCGGCATCACGCCCGAGCGCACCGTGGTCTGGGTGCACGGCGGCGGGTTCATGGCCCCGATCGACCCCTTCCACGTGCGCTACGTGGCACGGCTGGCCCGGGCGCTGCGCGCCCGGATCGTGCTGCCCGACTACCCCCTCGCGCCCGAGCACACCTGGCGCGACTCGCACGACGCACTGGTCGACCTCGCCGCCCGCTGGTGCGCCGACGGGCCGGTCGTGCTGGGCGGCGACTCGGCCGGCGGCGGCCTGGCGATGGCGATCGCCCTGGCGCTGCGCGACCGGGGCGGCCCGCAGCCCGAACGAATGCTGCTCCTGTCGCCGTGGATCGACCTGACCACGAGCGCCCCGGACACGGCGGCCTTCGCCGAGCGCGACCCGTGGCTCTTCCTCGGCAAGCTCCACGCCTACGCCTCGTGGTGGGCGGGGCGGGACGAGGACCTGGGACGCCCGGAGGTGTCGCCCGGGCTGGCGCCGCTCGACGGGCTGCCGCCGGCGCTGATGTTCTGCGGCACCCGCGACCTGCTGGCACCCGGGGTGCGGATGCTGGCCGACCGCGCGCTGTCCTCGACGTGGGAGCTCACCTACGTCGAGGCCCCCGACCTGATCCACGTCTACCCGCTGCTGCCGCTGGTGCCCGAGGCCCGGCGGGCGTGGAAGCAGACGCTGGAGTTCCTCCGGTGA
- a CDS encoding GNAT family N-acetyltransferase, which translates to MNITAVPFAALDARTAYDVWRLRQAVFVVEQACPYPDLDGRDVEPGTRHVLLRDSGDALLGYARVLDDASTWRIGRVVLTPEARGRGLADLVMGTALQVCPDRDVVLDAQVPLAGWYAGFGFVADGAEFLEDGIPHVPMRLTRE; encoded by the coding sequence GTGAACATCACCGCGGTCCCCTTCGCCGCCCTCGACGCCCGGACGGCGTACGACGTGTGGCGGCTGCGGCAGGCGGTGTTCGTCGTCGAGCAGGCGTGCCCCTACCCCGACCTCGACGGTCGCGACGTCGAGCCCGGCACGCGGCACGTGCTGCTGCGCGACAGCGGCGACGCGCTGCTGGGCTACGCCCGGGTCCTCGACGACGCGAGCACCTGGCGGATCGGCCGCGTCGTGCTGACGCCCGAGGCGCGCGGCCGCGGGCTGGCGGACCTCGTCATGGGCACCGCCCTGCAGGTCTGCCCCGACCGCGACGTGGTGCTGGACGCGCAGGTGCCGCTGGCCGGCTGGTACGCCGGGTTCGGCTTCGTGGCCGACGGGGCGGAGTTCCTCGAGGACGGCATCCCGCACGTCCCGATGCGGCTCACGCGCGAGTGA
- a CDS encoding MBL fold metallo-hydrolase — protein MTSTSTAHAISPDSGQHWTEPGAWRVAEGIHRIPLPLPMDGLRAVNVYVLETEHGLTLVDGGWAIEESRTLLEKSLSEIGFGLRDITRFLVTHVHRDHYTQAAVIGKEYGAHVSLGIGDKPTLDLMHHHDDVDEDPTLAVLRTAGAHEIAEKWQKFTDGRMPDLSMWHYPDTWLDGDHEIEIGTRTLHAVHTPGHTQGHFVFADHADGILFAGDHVLPTITPSIGFEPVPVEQPLRDFMASLTKVRELPDLRLLPAHGPLAPSSHARVDQLLDHHEHRLELCLAALAGGPATAYDVAGELPWTRHEHRLADLDEFNGALASMETKAHLELLVARGQATREVTDGGVVFTRA, from the coding sequence GTGACCAGCACCAGCACCGCCCACGCGATCTCCCCGGACTCCGGCCAGCACTGGACCGAGCCGGGCGCGTGGCGGGTCGCCGAGGGGATCCACCGGATCCCGCTGCCGCTGCCGATGGACGGTCTCCGGGCCGTCAACGTCTACGTCCTCGAGACCGAGCACGGCCTGACGCTCGTCGACGGCGGCTGGGCGATCGAGGAGAGCCGGACGCTGCTGGAGAAGTCGCTGTCCGAGATCGGCTTCGGGCTGCGCGACATCACCCGCTTCCTCGTCACCCACGTGCACCGCGACCACTACACGCAGGCCGCGGTCATCGGCAAGGAGTACGGCGCCCACGTCAGCCTCGGCATCGGCGACAAGCCGACCCTCGACCTGATGCACCACCACGACGACGTCGACGAGGACCCGACCCTCGCCGTGCTCCGCACCGCGGGCGCCCACGAGATCGCGGAGAAGTGGCAGAAGTTCACCGACGGCCGGATGCCCGACCTGTCGATGTGGCACTACCCCGACACCTGGCTCGACGGCGACCACGAGATCGAGATCGGCACCCGCACCCTGCACGCGGTGCACACCCCCGGCCACACCCAGGGCCACTTCGTCTTCGCCGACCACGCCGACGGCATCCTCTTCGCCGGCGACCACGTGCTGCCCACGATCACGCCCTCGATCGGCTTCGAGCCGGTCCCGGTCGAGCAGCCGCTGCGCGACTTCATGGCCTCGCTCACCAAGGTCCGTGAGCTGCCGGACCTGCGGCTGCTGCCGGCCCACGGCCCGCTCGCGCCGTCCTCCCACGCCCGGGTCGACCAGCTCCTCGACCACCACGAGCACCGGCTGGAGCTCTGCCTCGCGGCGCTGGCCGGCGGCCCGGCCACGGCGTACGACGTCGCGGGCGAGCTGCCCTGGACCCGCCACGAGCACCGGCTCGCCGACCTCGACGAGTTCAACGGCGCGCTCGCGTCGATGGAGACCAAGGCCCACCTCGAGCTGCTGGTCGCGCGGGGTCAGGCGACCCGCGAGGTGACCGACGGCGGGGTCGTCTTCACTCGCGCGTGA
- a CDS encoding SDR family oxidoreductase translates to MTILDRFTLTDHVAVVTGAGRGIGAATAVAFAQAGADVVLSARTAHQLDAVADQVRAAGRRALVVPADLSDTDAVAGLAQAAYDEFGRLDTVVNNVGGTIPNAFLDTDVAYLEEAFHFNVSTAHALSLAAVPLMLKGGDEGQKSIVNISSMMGRASGRGYLAYGTAKAALAHWARLAATDLAPRIRVNGIFVGSVMTSALEFVAGVPEMMEQMETKTPLGRVGEAEDIAAAALYLCSRAGQYVTGKMLEVDGGIQQPNLDLHLPDLTT, encoded by the coding sequence ATGACGATCCTGGACCGGTTCACGCTCACCGACCACGTCGCCGTCGTCACCGGCGCCGGCCGCGGGATCGGCGCCGCCACCGCGGTGGCGTTCGCCCAGGCGGGTGCCGACGTGGTGCTCTCCGCCCGGACCGCCCACCAGCTCGACGCGGTCGCCGACCAGGTCCGGGCCGCCGGCCGCCGCGCCCTCGTCGTCCCGGCCGATCTCAGCGACACGGACGCCGTGGCCGGGCTCGCGCAGGCGGCGTACGACGAGTTCGGGCGGCTCGACACGGTCGTCAACAACGTCGGCGGCACCATCCCCAACGCCTTCCTCGACACCGACGTGGCCTACCTCGAGGAGGCGTTCCACTTCAACGTCTCGACCGCCCACGCGCTCTCGCTCGCGGCGGTCCCCCTGATGCTCAAGGGCGGCGACGAGGGGCAGAAGTCGATCGTCAACATCTCCTCGATGATGGGCCGGGCCTCCGGCCGCGGCTACCTCGCCTACGGCACCGCCAAGGCCGCCCTGGCGCACTGGGCCCGGCTCGCTGCCACCGACCTCGCCCCGCGGATCCGCGTCAACGGGATCTTCGTGGGCTCGGTGATGACCTCGGCGCTGGAGTTCGTGGCCGGGGTGCCGGAGATGATGGAGCAGATGGAGACCAAGACCCCGCTGGGCCGGGTCGGCGAGGCCGAGGACATCGCGGCCGCCGCGCTCTACCTCTGCTCGCGGGCCGGCCAGTACGTCACCGGCAAGATGCTCGAGGTCGACGGCGGCATCCAGCAGCCGAACCTCGACCTCCACCTCCCCGACCTCACCACCTAG
- a CDS encoding diacylglycerol kinase, which yields MVSTGSTTGLPLKVVVWSTGTVGRHAIAGIDRHPDLELVGVWVSNPDKVGRDVGILADLGRELGIEATSDRDALLALQPDCIVHTAMADDRVFECIEDLFGFVEAGVNVVSSGPVLLQWPDKILPDEMLQRLADAGARTGASLHVNGIDPGFANDVLPLSLTSLSQRIDEVRVMEIADYSTYYQPVVMQEIYGFGKSLDHRPMLWEPGILTMAWGSVVRQLAAGLGITLDEPLTEEVDRRAAEVDTKTASVDIEAGTMGAVRFQVIGKVDGVPRVVLEHVTRTAEDQVPEWAQPPEGGGCYRVVITGEPFMQCDFVHHGEHGDHNVSGMIVTAQRLVNAVPAVVASPGGLVTALDLPLVTGKGLVAHA from the coding sequence ATGGTCTCGACAGGCTCGACCACCGGGCTGCCCCTCAAGGTCGTCGTGTGGTCCACCGGCACGGTCGGCCGGCACGCCATCGCCGGGATCGACCGGCACCCCGATCTCGAGCTCGTCGGCGTCTGGGTCAGCAACCCTGACAAGGTCGGCCGCGACGTCGGCATCCTGGCCGACCTCGGCCGCGAGCTGGGGATCGAGGCCACGAGCGACCGCGACGCGCTGCTTGCCCTGCAACCCGACTGCATCGTGCACACCGCGATGGCCGACGACCGGGTCTTCGAGTGCATCGAGGACCTCTTCGGCTTCGTCGAGGCGGGCGTCAACGTGGTCTCCAGCGGCCCCGTCCTCCTGCAGTGGCCGGACAAGATCCTCCCCGACGAGATGCTGCAACGGCTCGCCGACGCCGGGGCGCGCACCGGCGCCAGCCTGCACGTCAACGGGATCGACCCGGGCTTCGCCAACGACGTGCTGCCGCTGAGCCTGACCAGCCTCTCCCAGCGCATCGACGAGGTACGGGTGATGGAGATCGCCGACTACTCGACCTACTACCAGCCGGTGGTCATGCAGGAGATCTACGGCTTCGGCAAGTCCCTGGACCACCGCCCGATGCTCTGGGAGCCCGGGATCCTGACGATGGCGTGGGGGAGCGTGGTCCGCCAGCTCGCGGCCGGCCTCGGCATCACCCTCGACGAGCCGCTCACCGAGGAGGTCGACCGCCGGGCCGCCGAGGTGGACACCAAGACGGCCAGCGTCGACATCGAGGCCGGGACCATGGGGGCCGTGCGGTTCCAGGTGATCGGCAAGGTCGACGGGGTCCCGCGCGTCGTCCTCGAGCACGTCACCCGCACTGCCGAGGACCAGGTGCCCGAGTGGGCCCAGCCCCCCGAGGGCGGCGGCTGCTACCGCGTCGTGATCACCGGGGAGCCGTTCATGCAGTGCGACTTCGTGCACCACGGCGAGCACGGCGACCACAACGTCTCCGGGATGATCGTCACCGCCCAGCGCCTGGTCAACGCCGTGCCCGCCGTCGTCGCGAGCCCGGGCGGGCTCGTCACCGCGCTCGACCTGCCGCTCGTCACGGGCAAGGGCCTGGTGGCGCACGCATGA
- a CDS encoding NADH:flavin oxidoreductase produces MTAAVPDVFAPAVLGPVRLRNRTVKAATFEGRTPHGQVTDDLIDYHLAVARGGVGLTTVAYLAVAPEGRTHREQVVVGESTAAGLARLADAVHAAGAAVAGQVGHAGPVANGRSNGVRALAASRMPSPLSMQMVGSASEKDLTRITKQYVATARTLVTAGFDVLELHMAHSYLISSFLAPGLNRRRDRWGGALENRARLARQVARAVREEVDGEVAVTAKVSLGDGFRGGVTTEEGFEAARLLESDGTLDSLQLSGGSSLMNPMYLFRGGAPVAEFAAAMPLPVRVGMRVAGGSFLKEYAFEEAYFLEKARTFRAGLAMPLMLLGGINRRETMEQAMAEGFDFVAMGRALLREPDLVDRLQAGRQDAGVCIHCNRCMPTIYTGTRCPVVEETTLPQT; encoded by the coding sequence GTGACCGCCGCAGTCCCCGACGTCTTCGCCCCTGCCGTGCTCGGCCCGGTCCGGCTGCGGAACCGGACGGTCAAGGCGGCGACCTTCGAGGGGCGCACGCCGCACGGCCAGGTGACCGACGACCTGATCGACTACCACCTGGCCGTGGCGCGCGGCGGGGTCGGGCTGACCACGGTGGCCTACCTCGCCGTCGCCCCCGAGGGTCGGACCCATCGCGAGCAGGTCGTGGTGGGGGAGTCGACCGCGGCCGGCCTGGCCCGGCTCGCCGATGCCGTGCACGCCGCCGGGGCGGCGGTCGCGGGCCAGGTCGGGCATGCCGGCCCGGTCGCCAACGGTCGCTCCAACGGCGTACGCGCCCTGGCGGCCTCGCGGATGCCCAGCCCGCTGTCGATGCAGATGGTCGGCTCCGCGAGCGAGAAGGACCTGACCCGGATCACGAAGCAGTACGTCGCCACCGCGCGCACCCTCGTGACCGCCGGCTTCGACGTGCTCGAGCTGCACATGGCGCACAGCTACCTCATCTCCAGCTTCCTCGCGCCCGGGCTCAACCGGCGCCGCGACCGCTGGGGCGGCGCGCTGGAGAACCGCGCCCGGCTCGCCCGCCAGGTCGCCCGCGCCGTGCGCGAGGAGGTCGACGGCGAGGTGGCCGTGACGGCCAAGGTGTCGCTGGGCGACGGCTTCCGGGGCGGGGTCACGACCGAGGAGGGGTTCGAGGCCGCCCGGCTCCTGGAGTCCGACGGGACCCTCGACTCGCTCCAGCTCAGCGGCGGCAGCTCGCTGATGAACCCGATGTACCTCTTCCGCGGGGGCGCGCCGGTCGCGGAGTTCGCCGCCGCCATGCCGCTGCCGGTCCGGGTCGGGATGCGGGTGGCGGGCGGGTCGTTCCTCAAGGAGTACGCCTTCGAGGAGGCCTACTTCCTCGAGAAGGCGCGGACCTTCCGGGCCGGGCTCGCCATGCCACTGATGCTGCTCGGCGGCATCAACCGCCGCGAGACGATGGAGCAGGCGATGGCCGAGGGCTTCGACTTCGTCGCGATGGGGCGCGCGCTGCTCCGCGAGCCCGACCTGGTCGACCGGCTCCAGGCGGGCCGCCAGGACGCCGGCGTGTGCATCCACTGCAACCGCTGCATGCCGACGATCTACACCGGCACCCGCTGCCCGGTCGTCGAGGAGACCACCCTTCCGCAAACCTAG
- a CDS encoding DUF6454 family protein yields MRRMPLRTLAGSAALALAAGGALATSATSAGAPGTTGTDSALATGFAQTTRSTPWTEISKLHLDFNTFHTEGLAITDQHIFLSSVEIIEPTQKYPSPVGGYDRTPGKGVGHLFVMDRQGHLQKDIVLGEGDMYHPGGIDFDGRSVWVPVAEYRPDSASVIYKVDATSLKVSEQFRVQDHIGGIVKDDTTGDLVGNTWGSRKFYAWSPTGRQKSTWSNPSHFIDYQDCQYVASAKAVCSGVANLPQTPTAGGSAATYELGGLALVDLHTHAVVHEIPFQQWSEAGHVMTRNPVKMAADGSHLTLWAAPDNGEEAGGTELYTFTADVS; encoded by the coding sequence ATGCGACGCATGCCCCTGCGCACCCTTGCCGGCTCGGCCGCCCTGGCGCTCGCCGCCGGCGGCGCCCTCGCCACCAGCGCGACCAGCGCCGGCGCCCCCGGCACGACCGGCACCGACAGCGCCCTGGCGACCGGCTTCGCCCAGACCACCCGCAGCACGCCCTGGACCGAGATCAGCAAGCTGCACCTGGACTTCAACACGTTCCACACCGAGGGCCTGGCGATCACCGACCAGCACATCTTCCTGTCGTCGGTCGAGATCATCGAGCCGACCCAGAAGTACCCCAGCCCCGTCGGCGGCTACGACCGCACACCCGGCAAGGGCGTCGGCCACCTGTTCGTGATGGACCGGCAGGGGCACCTGCAGAAGGACATCGTGCTCGGCGAGGGCGACATGTACCACCCGGGCGGCATCGACTTCGACGGTCGATCCGTCTGGGTGCCGGTCGCGGAGTACCGCCCCGACAGCGCCTCGGTCATCTACAAGGTCGACGCCACCAGCCTCAAGGTCTCCGAGCAGTTCCGCGTGCAGGACCACATCGGCGGCATCGTCAAGGACGACACGACCGGCGACCTGGTCGGCAACACGTGGGGCTCGCGGAAGTTCTACGCGTGGAGCCCGACGGGTCGGCAGAAGTCCACGTGGTCCAACCCGAGCCACTTCATCGACTACCAGGACTGCCAGTACGTCGCCTCCGCCAAGGCGGTCTGCAGCGGCGTCGCCAACCTGCCGCAGACGCCGACCGCCGGCGGCTCGGCCGCGACGTACGAGCTCGGCGGCCTGGCGCTGGTCGACCTGCACACGCACGCCGTCGTGCACGAGATCCCCTTCCAGCAGTGGTCCGAGGCCGGCCACGTGATGACCCGCAACCCGGTCAAGATGGCGGCCGACGGCTCGCACCTCACGCTGTGGGCGGCGCCGGACAACGGCGAGGAGGCCGGCGGCACCGAGCTCTACACGTTCACCGCCGACGTCTCCTGA